One window from the genome of Musa acuminata AAA Group cultivar baxijiao chromosome BXJ1-4, Cavendish_Baxijiao_AAA, whole genome shotgun sequence encodes:
- the LOC135648437 gene encoding putative clathrin assembly protein At2g01600 isoform X2: MATLQSWRKAVGALKDTTTVGLANLNSDFKDLDVAIVKATNHVECPPKERHLRKILLATSITRPRADVAYCIHALARRLAKTHNWTVALKTLIVIHRTLREGDPTFREELLNFSQRAKILQLSNFKDDSSPIGWDCSAWVRTYALFLEERLECFRILKYDVEAERLIRPSQGSEKGHSKTREVDSEDLLEQLPALQQLLYRLIGCRPEGAAISNYVVQYALALILKESFKIYCAINDGIINLVDKFFEMPRHEAVKALEIYRRAGQQAASLSEFYEVCRGLELARNFQFPNLREPPQSFLATMEEYIREAPRVVSISREPLEYPERLLLTYKVEAVPATVDEEETPIAEPESEPGPLPSTIEVASPATPVKINGSDTGDLLGLNETNSYASAIEDTNALALAIVPADATTNSGTVQDQVFDPTGWELALVTTPSSNNATAVESKLGGGFDKLTLDSLYDEAAYRQQQQQQQQQLYGVPPPNPFMTTDPFAMSNQVAAPPAVQMAAMAQQQQQMSMFMQSNPFAQPLYQQQPVSAATASNPFGDAGFGTFPVSNPHQESNPFGNPQLI, translated from the exons ATGGCGACGCTGCAGAGTTGGCGGAAGGCGGTGGGCGCGCTCAAGGACACAACCACAGTCGGTCTCGCCAATCTCAACAGCGATTTCAAG GATTTGGACGTGGCTATCGTTAAAGCCACCAATCACGTCGAGTGCCCGCCCAAAGAGCGCCATCTCAGGA AGATCTTGTTAGCCACTTCGATCACGCGGCCCCGCGCAGATGTAGCCTATTGCATCCACGCCCTCGCTCGGCGCCTTGCCAAGACCCACAATTGGACG GTGGCATTGAAGACACTTATAGTAATCCATAGGACCCTTAGGGAGGGTGATCCTACATTTCGTGAAGAGCTTCTTAATTTCTCACAAAGGGCAAAAATTCTTCAACTATCAAACTTCAAGGATGACTCAAGTCCTATTG GTTGGGATTGTTCTGCATGGGTGCGTACTTATGCATTGTTTTTGGAAGAAAGACTTGAATGTTtcaggattttgaagtatgatgtcGAAGCTGAGCGTTTGATACGACCTTCTCAGGGTTCTGAAAAG GGGCACAGCAAAACCAGAGAAGTGGATAGTGAAGACCTATTGGAACAGTTGCCTGCTCTGCAGCAGTTATTATATCGGCTTATTGGATGTCGT CCAGAAGGAGCTGCTATTAGCAATTATGTTGTCCAATATGCTCTAGCATTG ATATTGAAAGAGAGCTTCAAAATCTATTGTGCTATTAATGATGGAATCATCAACCTTGTTGATAAG TTCTTTGAGATGCCAAGGCATGAAGCAGTTAAAGCACTTGAAATATACAGAAGGGCTGGCCAGCAG GCTGCAAGTCTTTCTGAATTCTATGAAGTTTGTCGTGGACTTGAACTTGCTAGAAATTTCCAGTTTCCAAACTTGAGAGAG CCTCCACAATCATTTCTTGCAACTATGGAAGAATACATCAGAGAGGCTCCACGGGTAGTTTCCATCTCTAGAGAGCCGCTG GAATACCCAGAAAGGCTCCTTTTGACATACAAAGTAGAAGCAGTTCCTGCTACAGTCGATGAAGAAGAAACACCGATTGCTGAACCTGAATCTGAACCTGGACCACTACCATCCACCATTGAAGTTGCATCTCCTGCTACACCCGTTAAGATCAATGGTTCAGACACTGGCGATCTTCTT GGACTAAATGAAACTAATTCATATGCATCAGCAATAGAGGATACTAATGCTCTGGCCCTAGCCATTGTTCCAGCTG ATGCTACGACAAACTCTGGTACTGTTCAAGATCAAGTATTTGATCCAACAGGCTGGGAACTTGCCCTGGTGACTACTCCAAGTAGCAATAATGCAACTGCTGTTGAAAGCAAATTG GGTGGTGGATTTGACAAGCTCACATTGGATAGTTTATATGATGAGGCAGCATacagacagcagcagcagcagcagcagcagcagctttaTGGAGTGCCACCCCCAAATCCATTCATGACAACTGATCCATTCGCAATGTCAAACCAAGTCGCTGCTCCGCCAGCCGTTCAAATGGCTGCCATGGCCCAACAGCAGCAACAGATGTCCATGTTCATGCAGTCGAATCCCTTTGCTCAGCCTCTGTATCAGCAGCAGCCTGTCAGCGCGGCGACTGCTTCGAATCCCTTTGGTGATGCCGGGTTTGGAACTTTCCCAGTAAGTAATCCGCACCAAGAGAGCAACCCTTTTGGAAATCCCCAGCTGATCTAA
- the LOC135648437 gene encoding putative clathrin assembly protein At2g01600 isoform X1 yields MATLQSWRKAVGALKDTTTVGLANLNSDFKDLDVAIVKATNHVECPPKERHLRKILLATSITRPRADVAYCIHALARRLAKTHNWTVALKTLIVIHRTLREGDPTFREELLNFSQRAKILQLSNFKDDSSPIGWDCSAWVRTYALFLEERLECFRILKYDVEAERLIRPSQGSEKGHSKTREVDSEDLLEQLPALQQLLYRLIGCRPEGAAISNYVVQYALALILKESFKIYCAINDGIINLVDKFFEMPRHEAVKALEIYRRAGQQAASLSEFYEVCRGLELARNFQFPNLREPPQSFLATMEEYIREAPRVVSISREPLEYPERLLLTYKVEAVPATVDEEETPIAEPESEPGPLPSTIEVASPATPVKINGSDTGDLLGLNETNSYASAIEDTNALALAIVPAGMFDATTNSGTVQDQVFDPTGWELALVTTPSSNNATAVESKLGGGFDKLTLDSLYDEAAYRQQQQQQQQQLYGVPPPNPFMTTDPFAMSNQVAAPPAVQMAAMAQQQQQMSMFMQSNPFAQPLYQQQPVSAATASNPFGDAGFGTFPVSNPHQESNPFGNPQLI; encoded by the exons ATGGCGACGCTGCAGAGTTGGCGGAAGGCGGTGGGCGCGCTCAAGGACACAACCACAGTCGGTCTCGCCAATCTCAACAGCGATTTCAAG GATTTGGACGTGGCTATCGTTAAAGCCACCAATCACGTCGAGTGCCCGCCCAAAGAGCGCCATCTCAGGA AGATCTTGTTAGCCACTTCGATCACGCGGCCCCGCGCAGATGTAGCCTATTGCATCCACGCCCTCGCTCGGCGCCTTGCCAAGACCCACAATTGGACG GTGGCATTGAAGACACTTATAGTAATCCATAGGACCCTTAGGGAGGGTGATCCTACATTTCGTGAAGAGCTTCTTAATTTCTCACAAAGGGCAAAAATTCTTCAACTATCAAACTTCAAGGATGACTCAAGTCCTATTG GTTGGGATTGTTCTGCATGGGTGCGTACTTATGCATTGTTTTTGGAAGAAAGACTTGAATGTTtcaggattttgaagtatgatgtcGAAGCTGAGCGTTTGATACGACCTTCTCAGGGTTCTGAAAAG GGGCACAGCAAAACCAGAGAAGTGGATAGTGAAGACCTATTGGAACAGTTGCCTGCTCTGCAGCAGTTATTATATCGGCTTATTGGATGTCGT CCAGAAGGAGCTGCTATTAGCAATTATGTTGTCCAATATGCTCTAGCATTG ATATTGAAAGAGAGCTTCAAAATCTATTGTGCTATTAATGATGGAATCATCAACCTTGTTGATAAG TTCTTTGAGATGCCAAGGCATGAAGCAGTTAAAGCACTTGAAATATACAGAAGGGCTGGCCAGCAG GCTGCAAGTCTTTCTGAATTCTATGAAGTTTGTCGTGGACTTGAACTTGCTAGAAATTTCCAGTTTCCAAACTTGAGAGAG CCTCCACAATCATTTCTTGCAACTATGGAAGAATACATCAGAGAGGCTCCACGGGTAGTTTCCATCTCTAGAGAGCCGCTG GAATACCCAGAAAGGCTCCTTTTGACATACAAAGTAGAAGCAGTTCCTGCTACAGTCGATGAAGAAGAAACACCGATTGCTGAACCTGAATCTGAACCTGGACCACTACCATCCACCATTGAAGTTGCATCTCCTGCTACACCCGTTAAGATCAATGGTTCAGACACTGGCGATCTTCTT GGACTAAATGAAACTAATTCATATGCATCAGCAATAGAGGATACTAATGCTCTGGCCCTAGCCATTGTTCCAGCTGGTATGTTTG ATGCTACGACAAACTCTGGTACTGTTCAAGATCAAGTATTTGATCCAACAGGCTGGGAACTTGCCCTGGTGACTACTCCAAGTAGCAATAATGCAACTGCTGTTGAAAGCAAATTG GGTGGTGGATTTGACAAGCTCACATTGGATAGTTTATATGATGAGGCAGCATacagacagcagcagcagcagcagcagcagcagctttaTGGAGTGCCACCCCCAAATCCATTCATGACAACTGATCCATTCGCAATGTCAAACCAAGTCGCTGCTCCGCCAGCCGTTCAAATGGCTGCCATGGCCCAACAGCAGCAACAGATGTCCATGTTCATGCAGTCGAATCCCTTTGCTCAGCCTCTGTATCAGCAGCAGCCTGTCAGCGCGGCGACTGCTTCGAATCCCTTTGGTGATGCCGGGTTTGGAACTTTCCCAGTAAGTAATCCGCACCAAGAGAGCAACCCTTTTGGAAATCCCCAGCTGATCTAA
- the LOC103981350 gene encoding V-type proton ATPase subunit e1: protein MGFLMTTIIFVVVGVVASVLARLCCNRGPSTNLFHLTLIITATVCCWMMWAIVYLAQLKPLIVPILSEGE from the exons ATGGGGTTCTTGATGACGACCATCATCTTCGTCGTGGTGGGCGTCGTCGCTTCCGTCTTGGCCCGTCTCTGCTGCAACCGCGGTCCCTCCACCAATCT GTTTCATTTGACATTGATAATCACGGCGACAGTCTGCTGTTGGATGAT GTGGGCAATCGTCTATCTTGCACAGCTGAAGCCTCTGATTGTTCCAATTCTCAGTGAAGGAGAGTGA
- the LOC135648456 gene encoding homeobox-leucine zipper protein HOX3-like yields the protein MGSLGRSPSGLDLTIGVPGSSSSSSSSSPVWSAAGCGGGSMRDLDINQPAYGGEEDYPMGSVEEEEEEGGTPRPKKLRLSKEQSRLLEESFTQHHTLNPKQKEALAMKLELRPRQVEVWFQNRRARTKLKHTEMECEFLKRCFGSLTQENRRLQREVEELRALRVAPPTVLSPHTRQPLPASSLTMCPRCERVTAAPHLTPSSAGRHPFRRPATLPFAGIADG from the exons ATGGGGAGTCTCGGGAGGAGCCCATCCGGGCTGGACCTCACCATTGGTGTCCCTGGttcgagctcttcttcttcttcttcttccccagtTTGGTCTG CAGCGGGTTGTGGTGGTGGCAGCATGAGGGACTTGGACATAAACCAGCCAGCTTATGGCGGAGAGGAGGATTACCCCATGGGAAGcgtcgaagaagaggaagaggagggcggGACTCCCAGGCCCAAGAAGCTCCGGCTCTCCAAGGAGCAGTCTAGGCTACTGGAAGAGAGCTTTACGCAGCATCACACCTTGAACCCT AAGCAGAAGGAAGCGTTGGCGATGAAGCTGGAACTGAGGCCGCGCCAAGTGGAGGTGTGGTTTCAGAACCGCAGGGCCAG GACGAAGCTGAAGCACACGGAGATGGAGTGCGAGTTCCTGAAGCGGTGCTTCGGGTCGTTGACGCAGGAGAACCGCCGGCTGCAGCGGGAGGTGGAGGAGCTGCGGGCGCTGCGGGTGGCCCCGCCCACCGTGCTCTCCCCCCACACCCGCCAGCCGCTGCCGGCCTCGTCCTTGACCATGTGCCCCCGGTGCGAGCGGGTGACCGCGGCGCCGCACCTCACGCCGTCGTCGGCAGGGCGCCACCCATTCCGCCGTCCCGCCACCCTGCCTTTCGCCGGAATCGCGGATGGCTGA